The following are from one region of the Vulpes vulpes isolate BD-2025 chromosome 14, VulVul3, whole genome shotgun sequence genome:
- the YTHDF1 gene encoding YTH domain-containing family protein 1, whose amino-acid sequence MSATSVDPQRTKGQDTKVQNGSLHQKDTVHDNDFEPYLSGQSNQSNSYPSMADPYLSSYYPPSIGFPYSLNEAPWSTGGDPPIPYLTTYGQLSNGDHHFMHDAVFGQPGGLGNNIYQHRFNFFPENPAFSAWGTSGSQGQQAQSSAYGSSYTYPPSSLGGTIVDGQTGFHSETLNKAPGMNSLEQGMVGLKIGDVTTSAVKTVGSVVSSVAMTGVLSGNGGTNVNMPVSKPTSWAAIASKPAKPQPKMKAKSGPVIGAALPPPPIKHNMDIGTWDNQGPVPKAPAPQQAPAPQSAPQPQPVVQPLPTQPPPLAQPQYPSPQQPPQTRWVAPRNRNAAFGQSGGTSGDGNSPGNTQPSSAPTMESHPVLEKLKAAHSYNPKEFDWNLKSGRVFIIKSYSEDDIHRSIKYSIWCSTEHGNKRLDGAFRAASSKGPVYLLFSVNGSGHFCGVAEMKSPVDYGTSAGVWSQDKWKGKFDVKWIFVKDVPNNQLRHIRLENNDNKPVTNSRDTQEVPLEKAKQVLKIIASYKHTTSIFDDFSHYEKRQEEEEVVRKERQNRNKP is encoded by the coding sequence AGTAACAGTTATCCCTCCATGGCGGATCCTTACCTGTCCAGCTATTACCCACCGTCCATCGGATTTCCTTACTCCCTCAATGAGGCACCCTGGTCTACCGGAGGGGACCCTCCGATCCCATACCTCACCACTTACGGACAGCTCAGTAACGGAGACCATCATTTTATGCATGATGCTgtgtttgggcagcccgggggtcTGGGGAACAACATCTATCAGCACAGGTTTAATTTCTTCCCTGAAAACCCTGCCTTCTCAGCCTGGGGGACAAGTGGGTCTCAGGGGCAGCAGGCTCAGAGCTCGGCATATGGGAGCAGCTACACTTACCCACCAAgctccctgggtggcacaattgtGGACGGGCAGACAGGCTTTCACAGCGAGACTCTCAACAAGGCCCCTGGGATGAACAGCCTGGAGCAGGGCATGGTGGGCCTGAAGATTGGGGACGTCACCACCTCTGCCGTCAAAACTGTGGGGTCGGTCGTTAGCAGTGTGGCGATGACTGGTGTCCTTTCTGGCAACGGTGGGACAAACGTCAATATGCCAGTTTCAAAGCCAACCTCGTGGGCTGCCATTGCCAGCAAGCCGGCAAAACCACAGccgaaaatgaaagcaaaaagcGGACCTGTAATTGGGGCCGCCCTGCCCCCTCCGCCGATAAAGCATAACATGGACATTGGCACGTGGGACAACCAGGGGCCCGTGCCCAAGGCTCCGGCCCCGCAGCAGGCTCCGGCCCCCCAGTCAGCCCCACAACCTCAGCCAGTTGTGCAGCCTCTTCCTACTCAGCCTCCCCCTTTGGCCCAGCCACAGTATCCAAGCCCTCAGCAGCCACCCCAAACCCGCTGGGTCGCCCCTCGCAATAGAAATGCGGCATTTGGGCAGAGCGGAGGGACCAGCGGTGATGGTAACTCGCCTGGAAATACCCAGCCTAGTTCTGCCCCCACCATGGAGTCCCACCCGGttcttgaaaaactgaaagctgCCCACAGCTATAACCCTAAAGAGTTTGATTGGAATCTTAAAAGTGGACGCGTGTTCATAATAAAAAGCTACTCTGAGGACGACATCCACCGCTCCATCAAGTACTCCATCTGGTGCAGCACAGAGCACGGCAACAAGCGCCTGGACGGGGCATTTCGCGCCGCGAGCAGCAAGGGGCCTGTGTACCTGCTCTTCAGCGTCAACGGGAGTGGGCACTTCTGCGGGGTGGCTGAGATGAAGTCACCCGTGGACTACGGCACAAGCGCTGGCGTCTGGTCTCAGGACAAGTGGAAAGGCAAGTTTGACGTGAAGTGGATTTTTGTGAAGGACGTGCCCAATAACCAGCTCCGGCACATCAGGCTGGAGAATAATGACAACAAGCCGGTCACCAACTCCCGTGACACCCAGGAGGTGCCcttagaaaaagcaaagcaagtgCTGAAAATTATCGCTTCCTACAAGCACACAACCTCCATCTTTGATGACTTTTCTCACTATGAGAAgcgccaggaggaggaggaggtggtgcgCAAG